One Rhinoderma darwinii isolate aRhiDar2 chromosome 6, aRhiDar2.hap1, whole genome shotgun sequence DNA window includes the following coding sequences:
- the LOC142656083 gene encoding perforin-1-like, translated as MFFIFTFLVSVSRTSTQSPPPLTYACRSAELDECNKVHFVPGHTLLGEGLDIVTMKKKGSYLLNLQKFVTSEETCTVCSNPYMKKVWQKLPLGAVDWKPQSACVKQISGETSRSTSSLAEESASSIQNDWEAGLELHHKVGDAKMVLAGSQSQLAQFGQSKSSRDRYTFIRHQLSCIYYGLRLSHTPPLSLDFYKSLKSLPATYDPKTQEKYRHLITTYGTHYISQANVGGEAQQVTAIRTCHATMDGLSLDELKDCLSIEASAAITGKAEANAKASVCKELSHKANRGENFHQTYNERIWKITGGKITYELLSFDSKNSDSASVFEKWMDSLKTEPDIVSYSLEPIHNLVRFRGPQRENLKKAVSDYIMEKALGKNCSCPSGSLLSPGAECSCVCQGNKHRNSNCCPAKKGFAKLVVSVESATNLWGDYMSKTDAFVVVSYGSTKAQTTTIWNDNNPKWKSRFDLGILELSSIHLLKIEVWDEDNKYDDDLLGTCTKNVNSGVKSEVCYLQNGSVSFVVNAECIPHLSGHLCREYAASTN; from the exons ATGTTTTTCATCTTCACTTTTCTCGTTTCTGTTTCCCGCACTTCAACGCAAAGTCCTCCCCCGCTGACCTATGCCTGCCGATCAGCAGAGCTTGACGAGTGCAATAAAGTCCACTTTGTACCAGGTCACACTCTTCTAGGTGAGGGACTGGACATTGTCACAATGAAGAAGAAAGGGTCCTACCTGTTAAATCTACAGAAATTTGTCACATCCGAGGAAACCTGCACTGTCTGTAGCAACCCTTACATGAAGAAAGTCTGGCAGAAGTTACCGCTAGGAGCCGTGGATTGGAAACCTCAGTCCGCTTGTGTCAAGCAGATCAGCGGAGAGACCTCTCGGTCTACTTCTTCATTGGCCGAAGAGTCTGCATCGAGTATTCAGAATGACTGGGAGGCCGGGCTGGAGCTCCATCATAAAGTGGGAGATGCCAAGATGGTGTTGGCTGGATCTCAATCCCAGCTGGCGCAGTTTGGTCAGAGTAAGAGCAGTAGAGATCGATACACCTTCATCAGGCATCAGCTGAGCTGTATCTACTACGG CCTCCGACTCTCTCATACTCCACCACTGAGCCTTGATTTTTATAAAAGCTTAAAGTCACTGCCAGCCACGTATGACCCGAAGACCCAAGAGAAGTATAGACACCTAATAACTACCTATGGAACCCATTATATCAGCCAAGCCAATGTGGGAGGGGAAGCTCAACAGGTCACCGCGATCCGGACATGCCATGCTACGATGGACGGCCTGTCCTTAGATGAGCTGAAGGACTGTCTAAGCATTGAGGCCTCAGCTGCCATCACCGGAAAAGCTGAAGCTAATGCCAAAGCCAGTGTCTGTAAGGAACTGAGTCATAAAGCCAACCGTGGAGAGAACTTCCACCAGACATATAACGAGAGGATCTGGAAG ATCACTGGTGGGAAGATTACTTATGAGCTTCTCTCGTttgactccaaaaatagtgacagtgCCTCAGTCTTTGAGAAATGGATGGACAGCCTCAAGACAGAACCAGATATTGTATCGTATTCCTTGGAACCCATCCATAACCTTGTCAGATTCAGAGGACCTCAACGAGAGAACCTTAAGAAGGCCGTGAGTGACTATATCATGGAGAAGGCTCTGGGAAAGAATTGCTCCTGTCCTTCTGGTTCTCTgctgagtcccggagcagaatgcTCTTGTGTCTGTCAAGGGAATAAACACAGAAACTCGAATTGTTGTCCAGCTAAAAAAGGATTTGCTAAATTAGTGGTtagtgtagaaagtgccacaaatCTTTGGGGTGACTACATGTCTAAGACCGATGCGTTCGTGGTAGTGAGTTACGGTTCAACCAAAGCTCAGACCACAACTATATGGAACGACAATAATCCAAAATGGAAGTCACGGTTTGACCTGGGGATCTTAGAGCTCAGCTCCATCCACTTACTGAAGATTGAGGTTTGGGATGAAGATAATAAATACGATGATGATCTTCTTGGAACGTGCACAAAAAATGTCAACAGTGGAGTAAAGTCTGAGGTCTGCTATCTGCAGAATGGGAGTGTGAGTTTTGTGGTGAATGCGGAGTGTATCCCTCACCTCAGCGGCCACCTCTGTAGGGAGTATGCAGCTTCCACCAACTAA
- the LOC142656694 gene encoding up-regulator of cell proliferation-like yields MDSTERLRQLFQKILQSNLAGLDQEIDKLLRYTLRHDDQADDLRDRVQEVLNVSLERGEEACHWVLDNLRKNPQLFPHILRILDETGAGKTKLNLMVEDLGLSKFQQHKLKLPYVQSLGCDELLEASCHSVKDIPMHFLRHLMALNMQEAFRSFDLYLEASQNHPEQNSSGNVSGSVHPLDVLCCLLHCSDNFLRQEIIRRMSMCQIPVPLLLPAGQDADGTFLLWAMRGITKSHSPTLVDHRASMEDSVVNISLPVFSFVSLGECRSMSIAKIINQILTTNQQRSQNDLVHRVRSWGKMPRYISDGLVEISWYFPAVQKDLKQLEKPFAMTNLHGDLQSNMRQFHFLTKVSSAVFILLEHLTKQQWDLLLHTGGNNTNYYFIVQDQFNQESRQFCSQLSSEFGLNEQNVLMESDEKFNEKLQFILKDTIQKSPKQMTLGEMSVVASELNFCSDENEPGCEYGRLHSLDLNNDIENAKKYNERDVKAQQHRKIQIANIEKELCRLRDQGEHCTVSYKSKLIDEMCHLGVDYNHYNKSEVMTNLQYAFTYMNNVEQQYILKWMQFHKFSTHAASAETVREDVFCKIGQMYEAEVFAGSIAETTRLCTNFPKAAADLLLQGIPLELIDGDTTNIHVQWITDVLTELDAKMEGKCRIRVISIVGVQGTGKSTLLNTMFGLQFPVAHRQCTRGALMSLIKVKEKDLGFDFLVVIDCEGLRALDMASVEESYDHDNELATLVVGLSDIAIVNMALGSTSDMRNILQIVVHALLRMKGTGRKTNCLLVYHKMEGASSEKETMIEDKEMLCLGAQIDKSSKFLQYNDTTECNTLKETWIIPPFELETSCYSEKVVELKRYLLQTIKSEPGSFRDVQTFAGDIKALWNSVKYENYIFRFKNILEGNIYTELYEKFLELEWNLRRKMHRWWVDREARISIQPPGELHTSPLVQHVLRMLNVEERAMKESLQVYFTVNSEDTNSHVAKKFEAEFMEKVESLKSHLETRYTNKCSQMKILNRGLANTIVDDFIREQQDLHETNFDVDLYWNNSVTKYQAMIPNRHNVEEEFLQLLRRDMRTKGSLVSELIQSISRLSDFAKTTFTYDAKYVNDSWFFGKCNHMENCLACNDKRNNVSKFLLEKASKYVQRIVNSDTAYDPVHGMELLNMVNEVTREDTALYTALFTLHLKLQILANTAPYFQKTHDNFFSKCRAEFSVAHQGAEAINYLRSVLNIKRFVKNYCQDCLKPAVKVKVQKILKQKLFNDYTNFMCAVIQQRASSSEGSHGLTCRHHAPAQDTLENIIIRYTNQKEIPILVTNIISSVIGDIRKVLNPPDVAKRRSVMDLVAAVWTVLEEGIPGIRDAPFNDPSLNVREFSSYFDFFVKELEKQIQKEFNSNGIEEHYTECPYLGH; encoded by the exons ATGGACTCTACAGAGAGATTGCGCCAATTATTCCAGAAGATTCTACAATCAAATTTGGCCGGTCTGGACCAGGAGATTGACAAGTTGCTCCGCTATACCCTCAGGCATGACGATCAGGCGGATGACCTCAGGGACAGAGTACAAGAAGTCCTGAACGTATCACTGGAGCGAGGGGAAGAAGCTTGTCACTGGGTTTTGGACAATTTGAGAAAAAATCCACAATTGTTTCCGCATATTCTACGTATCCTGGATGAGACCGGAGCCG gtAAGACGAAGCTTAACCTTATGGTGGAAGATTTAGGTCTGAGTAAATTTCAACAACACAAGCTGAAACTTCCATATGTCCAGAGTCTTGGTTGTGATGAACTATTAGAAGCTTCTTGCCACTCCGTGAAGGACATTCCCATGCACTTTCTAAGACATCTCATGGCATTGAATATGCAGGAAGCTTTCAGAAGCTTTGACCTCTACCTTGAAGCTTCACAAAACCATCCAGAGCAGAACTCTTCAGGCAACGTGTCAGGATCTGTCCACCCTCTAGATGTTCTCTGCTGTCTCCTCCATTGCTCAGACAATTTTCTACGACAAGAGATTATAAGGCGGATGTCCATGTGCCAGATCCCTGTTCCTCTGCTGCTTCCTGCTGGCCAAGATGCAGATGGAACGTTTTTGTTGTGGGCAATGAGAGGTATTACGAAGAGCCATTCCCCAACATTGGTTGACCATAGGGCATCAATGGAGGATAGTGTAGTGAACATCTCTTTGCCAGTCTTTTCCTTTGTAAGTTTAGGAGAATGTAGATCTATGTCCATAGCCAAGATTATCAATCAAATTCTAACTACAAATCAACAGAGAAGTCAGAATGATCTGGTGCATAGAGTGAGGAGttggggcaaaatgccaagatatATCTCAGATGGTTTGGTGGAAATATCTTGGTATTTCCCTGCTGTCCAAAAAGACTTGAAGCAACTCGAAAAGCCTTTTGCAATGACCAACCTACATGGGGATTTACAATCCAATATGAGGCAGTTCCACTTTTTAACCAAGGTGTCCTCTGCGGTGTTCATACTTTTGGAACACTTGACCAAGCAACAGTGGGACCTGTTATTACACACCGGGGGCAATaacacaaattattatttcatagtCCAAGACCAATTCAACCAAGAGTCAAGACAGTTTTGTAGCCAATTATCTTCAGAGTTTGGCTTAAATGAGCAGAATGTTCTGATGGAATCTGATGAGAAGTTCAACGAAAAATTACAGTTTATCCTGAAAGATACAATCCAAAAATCTCCTAAACAGATGACGTTGGGTGAGATGTCGGTGGTGGCCTCAGAACTTAACTTCTGTAGTGATGAGAATGAACCCGGCTGTGAGTATGGAAGATTACACTCTCTGGACCTCAACAATGATATTGAAAATGCAAAGAAATATAACGAAAGAGACGTAAAAGCGCAGCAACATCGTAAAATTCAAATCGCAAATATCGAAAAAGAGCTGTGTCGACTTAGAGACCAAGGAGAACATTGCACAGTAAGCTACAAATCCAAGCTAATAGATGAAATGTGTCATCTCGGGGTGGATTATAATCACTATAATAAGAGTGAAGTAATGACAAATCTACAATACGCATTTACTTACATGAACAACGTAGAGCAACAATATATCCTAAAATGGATGCAGTTTCATAAATTCTCTACCCACGCCGCGTCGGCTGAGACAGTGCGAGAAGATGTGTTTTGTAAGATCGGACAGATGTATGAAGCGGAAGTTTTTGCAGGGAGCATAGCAGAGACTACAAGGCTATGCACCAATTTTCCTAAAGCAGCTGCAGATCTTCTCCTGCAAGGAATCCCACTTGAGCTCATTGATGGAGACACCACCAACATACACGTACAATGGATCACTGATGTTCTGACCGAGCTGGACGCCAAAATGGAAGGGAAATGCAGAATAAGAGTAATATCTATAGTAGGGGTTCAGGGCACAGGGAAGTCTACCCTGCTGAACACCATGTTTGGTCTACAGTTTCCCGTGGCCCATAGACAATGCACGCGAGGAGCCTTAATGAGTCTTATTAAGGTGAAGGAGAAAGACTTGGGCTTTGATTTCCTTGTGGTGATTGACTGTGAAGGATTACGAGCTCTTGATATGGCTTCCGTGGAGGAGAGTTATGACCATGACAATGAGTTGGCGACACTAGTGGTTGGGTTGAGTGACATTGCCATAGTCAACATGGCTTTGGGAAGTACCTCAGATATGCGAAACATATTGCAGATTGTGGTCCATGCATTACTAAGGATGAAAGGAACTGGGCGGAAGACCAACTGTCTGTTGGTCTATCACAAGATGGAAGGAGCATCTTCTGAAAAAGAAACTATGATAGAGGACAAGGAAATGCTATGTCTAGGGGCACAAATTGATAAAAGCAGCAAGTTCCTCCAGTATAATGACACTACAGAATGCAATACTTTAAAAGAAACCTGGATTATTCCTCCCTTTGAACTTGAAACTTCTTGTTACAGTGAGAAAGTCGTAGAATTAAAGCGATATCTACTGCAAACGATAAAATCTGAACCCGGCAGCTTTCGCGATGTGCAGACCTTTGCTGGCGATATCAAAGCTCTATGGAATTCTGTGAAATATGAAAATTACATCTTCAGATTCAAGAATATTTTAGAAGGAAACATTTACACTGAACTCTATGAAAAGTTTCTGGAACTGGAATGGAATCTTCGTCGAAAAATGCACAGGTGGTGGGTCGACAGAGAAGCTCGGATCTCCATCCAACCTCCTGGTGAACTTCATACAAGCCCGTTAGTCCAACACGTATTGAGAATGCTAAATGTAGAGGAGAGGGCGATGAAAGAATCCTTACAAGTGTATTTCACAGTCAATTCCGAAGACACAAATTCCCACGTAGCAAAAAAGTTTGAAGCTGAGTTTATGGAGAAGGTTGAAAGCCTCAAGAGTCACCTGGAAACTCGTTACACCAACAAGTGTTCACAGATGAAAATTTTAAACCGAGGATTAGCAAACACAATTGTGGACGATTTCATCCGAGAACAACAGGACCTTCATGAAACCAATTTTGATGTTGATCTCTACTGGAATAATTCTGTGACCAAATATCAAGCCATGATACCGAACCGCCATAACGTCGAGGAGGAATTTCTACAACTCCTGAGACGAGATATGAGGACAAAAGGGAGCTTAGTCTCAGAACTGATCCAAAGTATCAGCAGATTGTCCGACTTCGCTAAGACGACTTTTACATACGATGCAAAATATGTCAACGATTCTTGGTTTTTTGGAAAATGTAATCATATGGAAAACTGTCTGGCTTGCAACGACAAAAGGAACAATGTCAGCAAGTTCTTGTTGGAGAAGGCTTCCAAATACGTCCAGAGAATAGTCAACTCAGATACGGCATATGACCCAGTGCATGGCATGGAGCTGCTGAACATGGTTAATGAAGTGACCCGTGAGGACACCGCGCTTTATACCGCCCTGTTTACATTACACCTGAAGCTCCAGATCTTGGCAAAcaccgctccatattttcagaagaCACATGACAACTTTTTCAGTAAATGTCGGGCAGAGTTTTCTGTGGCCCATCAGGGAGCTGAAGCAATTAATTACCTAAGATCTGTACTAAATATTAAAAGATTCGTCAAAAACTATTGTCAAGATTGTCTGAAGCCGGCAGTGAAAGTAAAAGTCCAGAAAATTCTCAAACAAAAACTTTTCAATGACTATACAAACTTTATGTGTGCGGTGATACAGCAGAGGGCGAGCTCCTCCGAGGGGTCACATGGGCTGACGTGCAGACATCACGCGCCGGCGCAAGACACGTTGGAGAATATTATCATCCGTTATACAAATCAAAAAGAGATTCCGATTCTAGTAACAAACATCATTTCTTCAGTCATCGGGGACATCAGGAAGGTGCTAAACCCCCCAGACGTGGCGAAAAGAAGGAGTGTTATGGACCTCGTGGCAGCCGTGTGGACGGTGCTAGAAGAGGGAATACCAGGCATAAGAGATGCCCCTTTTAACGACCCATCTTTGAATGTTCGTGAATTCTCTTCCTATTTTGACTTTTTTGTAAAAGAATTAGAAAAACAAATTCAGAAAGAATTCAATTCCAACGGCATCGAAGAGCATTACACGGAGTGTCCGTATCTAGGCCACTGA